GTACTTGTTGTACACGTAATAGTTGAAGATAATGCCGACGACGAACCAGGAGGTGTAGTTCACTGCGTGGGCGGGCGGCATCATGGCAGTCGCTCCGAGGAGCACCGGGAAGTTGATGAGCTTGATCCAATTCTTCTGGGGGAAGAACCGAGACAGCAGCCAGACGAAGAACGGCGCCAGCGCCCCGGCGAGGAAGAAGTAGTTGAGGGAGGAGTAGATGCTCTCGGGGCCGAACATGCGCAACGGGCCAACGACTCCCCAGATGATGGACGCGCTGAAGAAGACAGCGTCACCGGGGCACGTCCACGGGCTGCCCTCCGGTAATTTGCTGGTGTCGCAGATGGACGTGATAGTGCCGAGAAGCCACCATGCCGTCCCGAAGTAGACTGCAGAGGCGACTACGGTTCCCACCAGCTGAAGCAACGGCAGTTAGGTTTAGGTTTATGTGCATGCCTTGGAGATACAATGGAGACTCAATGAACTAAAGAGTAATAGATTTAACCTGGACAAAAAACATGGCCTTTGGAGGGATCTTCATGTACTGCCCCAACTTGAAGTCGGAGAGGAACGTGTGAGCTTGggtcatgctaatgtatccatacGTCTTAAATACGACGTTCGCCAAAGGCTTCCCTGGCATTATGTAACCTATCACCATCTCTGTGATAATGTTCAGTCCCGGTTCCTGCAGCAGCAAAGAAACAAAGCACTTATGCTCTATGCtaaggtgtatatatatatatatatatatatatatatatatatatatatatatatatatatatatggcagaGGTGGAGGAACCTGATTGGCGGTGGCAAGAATGACTCCAATGGGCAGGGTGAAAATGAAAGCCATGGCCATGGCAAGCAAAATACCCCAGTAAGGCAGCTGAAGCTGCTTGCCGAATCCTTCGCAGGTGAAGATGGCCAGTGCCGTGACGACGACAAGAATAATATGGAACCACCATTGAGGGACGGACTCGTAGTTTGCCTTCATTAGTCTCCCATGAATATCTAGGTAATTATCGTGCATCTTGGATGCAGTTTGGCGCCATAGTTTCAGGATGTACCTGTGGCAGGTCGAGCAACACGCATGAATACAGTACAAGAGCAAAGATATAAGCATAGCAGAGGAAGGAAGAGACGCACGAGCCATTGAAGAGGAAGACATGGGCGAGAGTGGCCGTCAGTGTCGCAAAGCCGAGCCCGTAGGAGATGGCGAACATGATGCTGAGACGGATATCGCTGTATTTCTCGTATTCAGTGATGTTCAAGGTGAACGTCTTCTGATCGAGAACACGGTCGAGGTCGTATTTTTTTCCGTAGACGTCGTACAAGGACGACGTATACACGGGGAAGTTCTTAGAGCCGTACGCATTAGACCAGTAGGCGATGGGGACGATGACGTAGACGAGGAAGATGTAACCAGCTAATATGTTGAAGGTAGCAAACGCTGGTGAAGCCAGGGGACTGCCGAGGAATCCGGCGATGGTGGACCAGTCGAGGCCGAAAGACCCGACGCCGAGCCCGTGGAGGCCGGAACCAATCTGATGCGCGGTTACGGACTTCTTCCAGATCAGGCAAATCACGGAGATCGCGGTGATGGATGGGAACAGCACGTTGGGAACAACGTAGTAAGCGAAGCTACAGGTGATGACTATCAAGAAGAACTGGAATCTTGACACACCACCCTTGGGCCTCTTCTCTTCCTCATGCAGTGCTCTGCACACGACAACAGAACAGAACTCAATCGGCTGATGTACGGATATGGGAAATGCATTGCAGAATTACCTGAAGAGGGAGACTTGGACGAGGTTTCCCGGCCACCACATATACGGTGAGTCCACCAGGTACTTTCTGAACAGCCCGGCCCATCCGAATCCAAGCAACTGAGGTTTCGCACGAACGAACACAAGGTGTGAGTATTAGACTGTTAGATGAGTTTACTGGTACGAGAGAATAGGATCATGTCGTGAAGGCATGCATGGCCTGATATGAATAGAGGAATCCGACCTGGGTTGTTTCCGATAGCAGCAACGCTGCGATGATGTTGATGCCGCGATGGTAAAAGGCCTTCATGATGGTGACGATGTTCACTGCATAGACGCCGCCAGCACCGGCATTGGCGAAGATGGTGATCAGCACGTGCTCTTTGAGGTTGAACGGCCCAGGATTCATAGAGAAAGACCAGTTGGTGAGCGGGATCTTGATCCGCGTTGTGGGCAGGATGGCGGCCATGGCTCGGCCGACGGGGAGCGCCAGTATCTGAACGCAAACCGACGACAGGGAGATCTGGTTCTCCCGGTAGCCCAGGAACTGGTTGACGAATGAGAGCAGGACGCAGGAGACGAGCCCCAGGGTCCATGTTCGGAAGGTCAAGCATGGCAGGCTCGGATCGTCGGTGGCCGGCACTGTGAGCCTTACCTGCTCGATGGGGCTGTCATAGTTCTCCTCTGCCATCACCAAAGCAATAATCCGCAAACACAAATCATAGTCGAAAACAAGATATATTCTTCTACACTCGTAGACTCAAACGACGTAAAAAAGAACCAcaagaaagaggaagaaggaaacaagAGTACCAGTAATTCCAAGATCCCGGGACTCATCGGCGACGGATCCCATTTcgctctttctcctcctttgcaATTCGCGATTCCAAGCCGATACTTGTAGATATCAAACCGCACGATAAGGATTCGCTTCTGATTCCTCCAGCAAAACCTTCCCAAAATCATACGTATGCGTTTTCCTTAACAGCCATGAACGAAGCGACCACGAAAGAAAATAGATGAATCTACTAATCCTGCACCGCCACGTCGTTAGAACGCAGGATAAATATGAATGCACGATCAGCCGAGGCTGTTCGGGGTGGTTTGATGTTGGAGTACTGCTTTGGTATGTTCATTGGGTGTATTAGAAAGCAGGCCGACCGAACAATTCAGTTGGAGTATAAGTGAACTCCATTTATCGCCTGCATTTACCCTCCCGTTTTGGAATAAGTTATTACTACTGATGTTGAAAAGGTCTCCCAGAAACCAGCCCGAGACACATAACAACGGGGATTGTTTtttacgatgatgatgatgatgatgatgatgattattattattattattattattattattattattattataaatgaagAGATGAAGCGGAAGAAGAAAGagagcaagaaaaagaaaga
The window above is part of the Musa acuminata AAA Group cultivar baxijiao chromosome BXJ1-1, Cavendish_Baxijiao_AAA, whole genome shotgun sequence genome. Proteins encoded here:
- the LOC135680511 gene encoding oligopeptide transporter 5-like, which produces MAEENYDSPIEQVRLTVPATDDPSLPCLTFRTWTLGLVSCVLLSFVNQFLGYRENQISLSSVCVQILALPVGRAMAAILPTTRIKIPLTNWSFSMNPGPFNLKEHVLITIFANAGAGGVYAVNIVTIMKAFYHRGINIIAALLLSETTQLLGFGWAGLFRKYLVDSPYMWWPGNLVQVSLFRALHEEEKRPKGGVSRFQFFLIVITCSFAYYVVPNVLFPSITAISVICLIWKKSVTAHQIGSGLHGLGVGSFGLDWSTIAGFLGSPLASPAFATFNILAGYIFLVYVIVPIAYWSNAYGSKNFPVYTSSLYDVYGKKYDLDRVLDQKTFTLNITEYEKYSDIRLSIMFAISYGLGFATLTATLAHVFLFNGSYILKLWRQTASKMHDNYLDIHGRLMKANYESVPQWWFHIILVVVTALAIFTCEGFGKQLQLPYWGILLAMAMAFIFTLPIGVILATANQEPGLNIITEMVIGYIMPGKPLANVVFKTYGYISMTQAHTFLSDFKLGQYMKIPPKAMFFVQLVGTVVASAVYFGTAWWLLGTITSICDTSKLPEGSPWTCPGDAVFFSASIIWGVVGPLRMFGPESIYSSLNYFFLAGALAPFFVWLLSRFFPQKNWIKLINFPVLLGATAMMPPAHAVNYTSWFVVGIIFNYYVYNKYKSWWGRYTYVLSAGLDAGTAFMAVLAFFALNNYNIYSVAWWGGEADDHCSLARCPTAGSYVPEGCPSFQ